One genomic region from Anopheles bellator chromosome 2, idAnoBellAS_SP24_06.2, whole genome shotgun sequence encodes:
- the LOC131208169 gene encoding phenoloxidase-activating factor 1-like, giving the protein MALSVLFTWCTDAHSIVESESPGSATVAARSVPADAAATTRESKAMYRVSCPGLSECVPLAECPELLLEVSRQCYRGDFSLSCGVNEFEPHVCCPRVSNPPFNDVQSQIAGGCGKSIVQGDYYNGLGAFPFVARIGFKNTKTGAFIFPCSGSIIARQIVLTSAHCALAKADSHRLSSVRIGDYDTRTDPDCGSTGFCAPVAINHAVSQIIVHPDYIEGQYHHDIALLILRSPINYTVAAQPICLHARKQDLTVGRRVQIIGWGKLSTSGAKSPELQSLEVPLTSWEKCVRAYAATGALQSPQSIDGEWMCAGGEGRDACHGFGGAPLIVRDQGRYSQIGIMSFGAETCGALNMPSVYTSMAHYATWIEANSPKTFV; this is encoded by the exons ATGGCGCTCTCCGTACTGTTCACGTGGTGCACCGATG CACATTCGATagtggaaagtgaaagccCGGGAAGCGCCACCGTGGCGGCCCGGTCGGTTCCTGCCGATGCTGCGGCCACAACGCGGGAATCGAAAGCCATGTATCGCGTCAGCTGTCCGGGGCTGAGCGAGTGCGTACCGCTGGCCGAATGTCCCGAGCTGTTGCTGGAAGTATCCCGCCAGTGTTACCGCGGGGACTTTTCGTTGTCGTGCGGCGTCAATGAGTTCGAACCGCACGTTTGCTGCCCGCGAGTGTCCAACCCACCGTTCAACGACGTCCAATCGCAGATCGCCGGCGGCTGTGGCAAGAGCATCGTCCAAGGCGACTACTACAATGGGCTCGGTGCGTTCCCGTTCGTGGCACGCATCGGGTTCAAAA ACACCAAAACGGGAGCGTTCATCTTTCCCTGCTCCGGGTCCATCATTGCGCGGCAGATTGTCCTCACCTCTGCACACTGTGCACTGGCCAAAGCGGACAGCCATCGGTT GTCGTCCGTGCGAATCGGAGACTACGATACACGCACCGATCCGGATTGCGGAAGTACCGGGTTCTGTGCGCCGGTGGCGATCAACCACGCCGTCAGCCAGATCATTGTCCATCCGGACTACATCGAGGGTCAATACCACCACGACATTGCGCTGTTGATTCTGCGCTCACCCATCAATTACACCG TGGCCGCCCAACCGATATGcctgcacgcacgcaaacaAGACCTGACCGTTGGGCGCCGGGTGCAGATCATCGGCTGGGGCAAGCTGTCCACCAGCGGAGCAAAGTCACCGGAACTGCAGAGCCTCGAGGTACCGCTCACATCGTGGGAGAAGTGTGTCCGAGCgtacgccgccaccggtgcccTCCAGTCGccgcaatcgatcgacggcgagTGGATGTGTGCCGGCGGCGAGGGTCGCGATGCGTGCCACGGGTTCGGTGGTGCTCCGCTCATCGTACGCGACCAGGGGCGCTACTCCCAGATCGGCATCATGTCGTTCGGAGCGGAAACGTGCGGTGCGCTCAACATGCCAAGTGTCTACACCTCGATGGCCCACTACGCCACGTGGATCGAGGCCAACTCCCCGAAGACGTTCGTGTGA
- the LOC131208920 gene encoding insulin-like peptide receptor produces the protein MIRGVGMPLSARAQWCFVICLLATCCYHLQLADGGNSSTAVSRPTKAPKPSLPDTEDDLNCTDVDIRNDLRRLWLIENCTVINGYFHMVLIEKVPSTEFDKYVFKNLREVTGHMLFFRVINLVSLRQMFPNLMVIRGQQLLGPYALVFYYMTNMVEIGLKSLVAIQRGAVFSLHCPMLCHLDTIDWSEIGGLANGTKMANSFETPKTACNKAEVCRGCPRPFCWGSESCQRFYDGYNFSRQIKCHPECLGGCTGTAATDCRVCRGWKEDNRCVHECSAERFRFRLTNRCITHASCLQRNGFLHEDECVLECPAGYSETNVNEELADFSVRRCYQCQPSCPKVCDGAEIMYLSDAERLRGCTIINGTLHIRLSEDHPNLMQELQIGLGAIEEIMGILKVFRSSYIASLDFLTNLQIIHGLYTTDNSNFSLMVYENSNLQRLWNVDEKRTLKIVSRGMYFRNNPMLCNGPIAGLRAVTEYDQTNDTIDWGSNGYLQACLVKPFMARAAVLSSRNVTIFWSKYQAGSPQPPVAAPHQQHALLGYLIYYIRSNANKTSPYEGRGDVCSKFGWRSRYVALENATLIGAHYAYNLTRLRPFTRYAFYVRTYFNESINSATDEVGLSDVHEFTTKKDRPTSPLRVRTVRKSDSTITLGWQLLPSEREMVTTYHVDVFIQPDDRARLDQRNYCTHPLEPVAVELSEPASVTLCSKEFCCELEELEEDDDEGGEGEDEEEEDEITDEDEFFNENPQVDESGRNWGRRKKRSLHPQVAGTHGTWKTTRNRRHGGFEKMMLNIQRRASRAQGPVPRAHHRAVRNAKVNPEEEFVNRIYSQSFTAPNNEFMVTGLQPFRHYIFQLFACTTENGATLCSSYSLHSDRTAASPHYDQLVVNILADASVALNQSDVGSFVIRGPEIVMHFEEPIDSNGLTVAYYVEMKSVNESLGAGQHWDCITRLEHELRQHRYAFRNVTPGEYLLRAQTMSLAGAGPPSEWMFARVLAVEVPERDRGTTTGLRDGLIAFGVLLVIGIAAAGAFFWWQRKRSRGAQDDKIPLAVNDGNQVNLDDGFVNCSLK, from the exons ATGATCCGTGGCGTCGGCATGCCGTTATCGGCACGTGCTCAGTGGTGTTTTGTAATCTGTTTGCTTGCCACTTGCTGCTACCACCTCCAACTGGCGGACGGTGGCAACTCCTCCACGGCCGTCAGTCGTCCAACGAAAGCCCCCAAACCAAGTTTACCCGACACGGAGGACGATCTGAACTGTACGGATGTCGACATACGGAACGATCTGCGACGGCTGTGGTTGATCGAAAACTGTACCGTCATCAATGGCTACTTCCATATGGTGCTGATCGAGAAGGTCCCCAGCACGGAGTTTGACAAATACGTGTTTAAAAATCTAAG GGAGGTCACGGGACACATGCTCTTCTTTCGCGTCATCAACCTCGTCTCGCTGCGCCAGATGTTCCCGAATCTGATGGTGATCCGTGGCCAGCAGCTACTAGGACCGTACGCCCTGGTGTTCTACTACATGACCAACATGGTCGAG ATtggtttgaaaagtttggTCGCCATCCAACGGGGTGCCGTCTTCTCGCTCCACTGCCCGATGCTGTGCCATTTGGATACG ATCGATTGGTCCGAGATCGGTGGCCTGGCGAACGGGACGAAGATGGCCAACTCGTTCGAAACGCCGAAAACGGCGTGCAACAAGGCGGAGGTGTGCCGTGGCTGTCCGCGCCCCTTCTGCTGGGGAAGCGAAAGCTGCCAGCGGTTCTACGATGGTTACAATTTCAGCC GACAAATCAAATGCCATCCGGAGTGTCTGGGAGGGTGCACCGgaaccgcggccaccgattgCCGTGTGTGTCGAGGATGGAAGGAGGACAACCGCTGTGTGCACGAGTGTTCCGCCGAACG GTTCCGCTTTCGGCTGACGAATCGGTGCATTACGCACGCCAGCTGCCTCCAGCGCAATGGGTTTCTGCACGAGGACGAGTGTGTGCTCGAGTGTCCCGCCGGCTACAGTGAAACGAACGTGAACGAGGAGCTGGCCGATTTCAGCGTTCGCCGGTGCTACCAGTGTCAACCGAGCTGCCCGAAGGTGTGTGACGGAGCGGAGATCATGTACCTGTCGGACGCGGAGCGGCTGCGCGGCTGCACGATCATCAACGGCACGCTCCACATCCGCCTGAGCGAGGACCACCCGAACCTGATGCAGGAGCTGCAAATCGGACTGGGTGCGATCGAGGAGATCATGGGCATCCTGAAGGTGTTCCGGTCGAGTTACATCGCCTCGCTCGACTTTCTCACCAACCTGCAGATCATTCACGGGCTCTACACGACGGACAACTCGAACTTTTCGCTGATGGTGTACGAAAACAGCAACCTGCAGCGGCTGTGGAACGTGGACGAAAAGCGCACCCTGAAGATCGTGTCGCGCGGCATGTACTTCCGAAACAATCCGATGCTGTGCAACGGGCCGATCGCTGGGTTGCGCGCCGTCACCGAGTACGATCAAACGAACGATACGATCGACTGGGGCTCGAACGGGTACCTGCAGGCGTGTCTGGTGAAGCCCTTCATGGCCCGGGCCGCCGTCCTGTCCAGTCGCAATGTAACCATCTTCTGGTCCAAGTATCAGGCAGGCAGCCCgcagccaccggtggccgccccTCATCAGCAGCACGCACTGCTCGGGTATCTGATATACTACATTCGCTCGAACGCCAACAAAACGTCGCCGTACGAGGGCCGTGGCGATGTTTGCTCCAAGTTTGGGTGGCGATCGCGCTACGTTGCGCTCGAGAATGCCACTCTGATCGGGGCGCACTACGCGTACAATCTGACCCGCCTTCGGCCGTTCACGCGCTACGCGTTCTACGTTCGGACGTACTTTAACGAGTCGATCAACAGTGCCACCGACGAGGTGGGCCTGTCGGATGTGCACGAGTTTACGACGAAGAAAGATCGCCCCACGTCACCGTTGCGGGTGCGCACGGTGCGCAAATCCGACAGTACGATCACCCTCGGCTGGCAGCTGTTGCCGTCGGAACGGGAGATGGTGACCACGTACCACGTGGACGTTTTCATACAGCCCGACGATCGGGCACGGCTCGATCAGCGAAACTACTGCACGCACCCACTGGAACCGGTTGCGGTCGAGCTGAGCGAGCCGGCGAGTGTGACGCTCTGTAGCAAGGAGTTTTGCTGCGAGCTGGAAGAGctcgaagaggacgacgacgagggcggtgagggcgaggacgaggaagaagaggaCGAGATAACGGATGAGGACGAGTTTTTCAACGAGAATCCTCAGGTGGACGAGAGTGGTCGTAATTGGGGCCGGCGTAAGAAACGATCGCTGCATCCGCAGGTGGCTGGAACGCACGGAACGTGGAAGACCACCAGGAACCGTAGGCACGGTGGGTTCGAGAAGATGATGCTTAACATTCAGCGCCGTGCTTCGAGGGCCCAGGGTCCAGTACCGCGAGCCCATCACCGAGCGGTTCGCAACGCCAAAGTGAACCCGGAAGAGGAGTTTGTCAATCGTATCTACAGCCAAAGTTTCACGGCCCCGAATAACGAGTTCATGGTGACCGGACTGCAACCGTTTCGGCACTACATTTTCCAGCTCTTCGCCTgcaccaccgaaaacggggCCACGCTGTGCAGTTCATACAGTTTGCACTCTGACCGGACGGCCGCCTCGCCACACTACGACCAGCTGGTGGTGAACATCCTGGCGGACGCTTCGGTTGCCCTCAATCAAAGCGATGTCGGCTCGTTCGTGATTCGGGGCCCAGAGATTGTGATGCACTTTGAGGAACCGATCGACTCGAACGGACTGACGGTGGCGTACTACGTGGAGATGAAATCGGTCAACGAGTCGCTTGGTGCCGGCCAGCATTGGGACTGCATCACGCGATTGGAGCACGAGCTCCGCCAGCACCGGTACGCGTTCAGAAACGTAACCCCGGGTGAGTATCTACTGCGGGCCCAAACGATGTCGCTGGCCGGTGCTGGACCACCGTCGGAGTGGATGTTTGCGCGCGTGTTAGCAGTAGAAGTTCCAGAACGCGACCGTGGCACCACCACTGGCCTAAGGGACGGGTTGATTGCGTTCGGTGTTCTGCTGGTGATCGGGATCGCTGCAGCCGGTGCGTTCTTCTGGTGGCAACGGAAACGGTCAAGGGGTGCGCAAGACGATAAAATTCCGCTCGCGGTGAACGACGGCAATCAGGTGAACCTGGACGATGGGTTCGTGAACTGTTCCTTGAAATAA
- the LOC131208170 gene encoding rap guanine nucleotide exchange factor 2 yields MSDRKLPISSSSSVGLGASLKQCIVGQSHLSPQHHHHHQHLSAAGGHHVPVQGRRSSCGGSITGLVSATETVVAVAGGPCALVPPVNLPPTPAATAAASPASSLESAQRNIALASVNSNSVAGGGGGGGGAGGGVATTGTVASGCGNHAAAGTGTSNKHPSTVHRLKHTNSLTTNIYPELYDKGNRLSHSSDTSQADTMTSVTSSSLDSDEVDLSGLVESVVDSDEEDIAESIDSLSVRDTVRECLEKDPSDRTVDDIEVLLEFTQKLKAFTNMTFAVRRALCSVMVFAVVEKAGTVVMNDGEELDSWSVLINGHVEIEHSATGEVEYLHYGDSFGIMPTMDKLYHRGVMRTKCDDCQFVCITQTDYYRIQHQGEDNIRKIEEDGQVVMVTELRNSTGENGSRKGYVVIRGTVERLMHQLVEDTTQTDPNYVEDFLLTCRTFISNPMEISKQLLKWFNVDGGAAHELEGAQGNDFVDGAASSTLAHVSSLLGAPPSSPSASDLCDRVTRVVLLWVNNHFTDFDTDPQMMEFLEIFESALEKRNMLEQLRLLHVYAQHNARERNVTLARSSRDEDLNFQISGGPGGIFITRVEPKTKAYDAGLKRGDQILDVNGQSFEHVTCVRALELLRGTTHLSITLKSNLWAFKAMLASADGSGDSGKLKLDLKKALRAADLLQSQKSLDLVDKAGGLLSTGHQFLMPLPVRDIEYGRKDSGTSTPSSSVHMNNNKSGGGGGGGSFMTLGGKKRLQKALIRMNLLPKNSVFQDDSINNNNNSAAGTMTATTNGNSNSGGSSGSNCDASDRSSGISVNFSSQASSVSTSSITTADSDETAPTGTTATTTASAAAGTTYQSNPDLRENPCTPAKAQSTEAIIPMKGTGMLYYEEMRGASDFPEHILKVYKSDQTCKYLLVHKETTAHEVVMLALQEFGIHDPSSNFSLCEVSVGEGGMIKQRRLPDQLQNLAERIGLSSRYYLKTNGITETLVPDDVAPELIRESAVHFLQLNANELAIQLTLQDFAIFRQIESTEYVDDLFNLKSRYGKPMLVRFAELVNREMFWVVTEVCSEHNMMRRCKIIKQFIKIARHCKECKNFNSLFAIVSGLGHAAVSRLRQTWEKLPSKYQKLFNDLQDLMDPSRNMSKYRQLIQTELNAQQPVIPFYPVVKKDLTFIHLGNDTKIDSLINFEKLRMISKEIRTLLYMCNSPYDILTMLEYKCQPPSSAMLALNQMSVPSGGSVVGGLLAPVPPPPPPGSSGTFLHSQQTVKRRKKSTAAPNSKKMFEEAQMVRRVKAYLNNMKVTTDEDELHRLSLECEAQGGTTPNTVQVRKRYPSPTLSTTSSTSSTSGEGRKGALGLGMSSLSIGSASSSNSGAPKFGAASPQAVKKLLSLSEQTKTRPHQPRHPSVGGGSVVLPGPLGGGILHHAHHHHHHHQQHQQQQSHHASLAAAHHSTLSHFHHPPTAYLHHGTGLTISPSQSSPAHCCPGSGSTGSGTPPTGLMGPPQYPPPSHAAASGGVVSGGGGGGTPGGHHLAGMLPTPPNYSTTMSMYPNGRPVMASRILESSVDAPSQIPPPMDLPPESTSFRSPPNYAQTAHRRIASNSTTIPPPYPTPHQNFGSSSRIIAAVGISPITPNYVAPAVNAMSPMYNPAAAGSNVATVGGSVGNSLPPAIPARIHEVPVDVPPPLPPPSIDLSAESSSVTVLSSAASARTPAYGQYSSQAYHNHISRSRGPRF; encoded by the exons TTGACGACGAACATTTACCCGGAATTGTATGACAAAGGTAATCGTTTGTCACACTCGAGTGATACCAGCCAGGCCGACACCATGACGTCGGTTACAAGCTCGTCGCTCGACTCGGATGAGGTGGATCTGTCGGGGCTAGTCGAGTCCGTGGTTGACTCCGACGAGGAAGATATTGCTGAAAGTATCGAT AGTTTAAGTGTCCGGGACACCGTACGAGAATGCCTCGAAAAAGATCCCAGCGATCGCACGGTGGACGATATCGAGGTATTGCTGGAGTTTACTCAAAAGCTAAAAGCCTTCACCAACATGACGTTCGCGGTGCGACGAGCCCTCTGCTCGGTGATGGTGTTTGCGGTGGTTGAGAAGGCCGGCACCGTCGTCATGAACGATGGCGAAGAGCTGGACTCGTGGAGCGTACTGATCAACGGGCACGTGGAGATCGAACACAGCGCCACCGGAGAGGTCGAGTATCTGCACTACGGCGATAGCTTCGGCATCATGCCCACGATGGACAAACTGTACCATCGGGGAGTGATGCGCACGAAGTGCGACGATTGCCAGTTCGTTTGCATCACCCAAACCGACTACTACCGGATACAGCACCAGGGCGAGGACAACATTCGCAAGATCGAGGAAGACGGCCAGGTCGTGATGGTGACCGAGCTGCGGAACAGCACGGGCGAGAACGGGTCACGGAAGGGCTACGTCGTGATTAGGGGAACGGTGGAACGGCTAATGCACCAACTGGTCGAGGACACCACCCAAACCGATCCGAATTACGTGGAGGACTTCCTTCTCACCTGCCGCACGTTCATCAGTAACCCGATGGAAATTTCGAAGCAGCTGCTCAAGTGGTTCAACGTTGATGGTGGAGCCGCGCACGAGCTGGAAGGTGCGCAGGGAAATGATTTCGTCGACGGAGCGGCTTCATCAACGCTGGCCCACGTTTCTTCCTTGCTCGGGGCACCCCCGTCGTCACCCTCGGCGAGCGATCTGTGCGATCGCGTCACACGCGTCGTCCTGCTGTGGGTGAACAACCACTTCACGGACTTCGATACCGATCCGCAGATGATGGAGTTTTTGGAAATCTTTGAATCGGCCCTGGAAAAGCGGAACATGCTCGAGCAGCTGCGTCTGTTGCACGTGTATGCGCAGCACAATGCCCGCGAGCGCAACGTAACGTTGGCGCGCAGTTCCCGGGACGAGGATTTGAACTTCCAAATCTCCGGCGGCCCGGGAGGGATCTTTATTACGCGGGTagaaccgaaaacgaaagccTACGATGCGGGTTTGAAGCGGGGCGATCAGATACTGGATGTGAACGGGCAGAGCTTTGAGCATGTGACGTGCGTTCGGGCACTAGAGCTGCTGCGAGGCACAACCCACCTCAGCATCACGCTGAAGAGCAACCTGTGGGCGTTCAAGGCAATGCTCGCGAGTGCCGACGGTAGTGGTGATTCGGGCAAACTGAAGCTCGACCTGAAGAAAGCGCTGCGAGCGGCGGATCTTTTGCAGTCACAAAAGTCGCTCGATTTGGTCGACAAAGCGGGCGGCTTGCTGTCGACCGGTCATCAGTTTCTGATGCCCCTGCCGGTGCGGGACATCGAGTACGGGCGGAAGGATTCCGGCACTTcgaccccgtcgtcgtcggtgcacatgaacaacaacaagagtggtggcggcggtggcggcggaagctTTATGACGCTCGGTGGCAAGAAACGACTACAGAAGGCGCTGATCCGCATGAATCTACTGCCAAAGAATAGTGTCTTCCAGGATGATAgtatcaacaacaacaacaacagcgccgCAGGGACGATGacagccaccaccaacgggaATAGTAacagcggtggcagcagtggcagcaactGCGACGCTAGTGACCGATCGTCTGGGATCAGTGTGAACTTTTCCTCCCAGGCGTCCTCAGTTTCAACTTCCTCGATAACAACGGCCGATTCGGACGAGACGGCACCGACGGGCACGACCGCTACGACGACGGCATCGGCTGCAGCAGGGACCACCTACCAGAGCAATCCGGATCTCCGCGAAAATCCCTGCACACCGGCGAAAGCCCAATCCACCGAGGCGATCATTCCGATGAAGGGCACAGGAATGCTGTACTACGAGGAGATGCGCGGTGCGAGCGATTTCCCCGAGCACATACTGAAGGTGTACAAGTCGGACCAAACGTGCAAGTACCTGCTGGTGCACAAGGAGACTACGGCCCACGAGGTGGTGATGCTGGCGCTCCAGGAGTTCGGGATTCATGATCCGAGCTCGAACTTTTCGCTGTGCGAAGTGAGTGTCGGCGAAGGGGGCATGATCAAGCAGCGCCGGTTGCCGGATCAGCTGCAGAATCTGGCGGAACGGATCGGACTCAGCTCGCGGTACTATCTGAAGACGAACGGTATCACGGAGACGCTCGTGCCGGACGACGTGGCCCCGGAGCTTATCCGGGAAAGTGCCGTCCACTTTCTGCAGCTGAACGCGAACGAGCTGGCCATACAGCTGACACTGCAGGATTTTGCGATCTTTCGGCAGATCGAGTCGACGGAGTACGTGGACGATCTGTTCAATCTGAAGAGCCGGTACGGCAAGCCGATGTTGGTGCGCTTCGCCGAGCTGGTGAACCGCGAAATGTTCTGGGTGGTGACGGAAGTGTGCAGCGAGCACAACATGATGCGCCGGTGCAAGATCATCAAGCAGTTCATCAAGATCGCGCGGCACTGCAAGGAGTGCAAGAACTTTAACAGTCTCTTTGCGATCGTCAGCGGTTTGGGCCACGCGGCCGTTTCGCGGTTGCGGCAAACGTGGGAGAAACTCCCGTCAAAGTACCAGAAGCTGTTCAACGATCTGCAGGACCTGATGGACCCGTCGCGCAACATGTCCAAATACCGGCAGCTGATCCAGACCGAGCTGAACGCCCAGCAACCGGTCATCCCGTTCTACCCGGTCGTAAAGAAGGATCTCACCTTCATCCATCTCGGCAACGACACGAAGATCGACAGCCTGATCAACTTCGAGAAGCTGCGCATGATCTCGAAGGAGATTCGCACGCTGCTGTACATGTGCAACTCTCCGTACGACATCCTGACGATGCTCGAGTACAAGTGCCAACCACCCAGTTCGGCCATGCTTGCCCTCAACCAGATGTCGGTGCCCTCGGGTGGGAGTGTAGTTGGCGGATTGCTCGCGCCcgtaccgccaccaccaccgccgggctCTTCGGGCACGTTCCTGCACAGCCAGCAGACGGTGAAACGGAGGAAAAAGTCGACCGCGGCCCCCAACTCGAAGAAGATGTTCGAAGAGGCCCAGATGGTGCGGCGTGTCAAGGCGTACCTGAACAACATGAAAGTGACGACGGACGAGGATGAACTGCACCGGCTCTCGCTGGAGTGCGAGGCGCAGGGTGGCACCACACCGAACACGGTACAGGTTCGCAAACGTTACCCTTCGCCGACGCTGTCGACCACATCGAGCACGAGCTCAACGAGCGGAGAGGGTCGTAAGGGTGCGCTGGGTCTTGGCATGAGCAGTCTGTCGATCGGAAGTGCCAGTAGCAGTAACAGTGGGGCACCGAAGTTTGGAGCCGCTTCACCACAGGCCGTGAAGAAGCTACTTTCCCTTTCGGAGCAAACGAAAACGCGACCCCACCAACCACGTCATccgtcggtgggtggtggctcGGTGGTGCTACCGGGGCCGCTGGGCGGTGGCATCCTTCATCAcgcccaccatcatcatcaccatcatcagcagcaccagcagcagcaatcgcatCATGCCTCCCTAGCGGCCGCTCACCATAGCACACTGTCCCACTTTCACCATCCCCCGACGGCGTATCTTCATCACGGAACTGGCCTCACGATCAGTCCCTCGCAATCGTCACCGGCCCACTGCTGCCCAGGGAGTGGGTCAACGGGCAGTGGAACTCCCCCAACTGGCTTGATGGGGCCACCGCAGTATCCTCCGCCCAGTCATGCTGCTGCAAGCG GTGGAGTCGTTTCGGGTGGCGGAGGTGGAGGAACACCGGGCGGCCATCACCTCGCGGGCATGTTGCCGACACCACCGAACTACAGCACCACCATGTCGATGTACCCGAACGGCCGACCCGTCATGGCCAGCCGGATACTGGAGAGTTCCGTCGATGCACCTAGTCAGATACCGCCACCGATGGACCTTCCGCCCGAGAGTACTTCCTTCCGGAGTCCACCAAACTATG CTCAAACCGCTCACCGGCGAATCGCCAGCAACAGTACAACCATTCCGCCACCGTACCCGACGCCCCATCAAAACTTCGGCTCATCCTCGCGCATCATTGCGGCCGTCGGGATTTCTCCGATCACACCCAACTACGTGGCGCCGGCCGTGAATGCAATGTCCCCGATGTACaatccggcggcggccggcagcaACGTGGCGACCGTTGGCGGTTCCGTGGGCAACAGTCTGCCACCGGCCATCCCGGCCCGGATACACGAGGTGCCGGTGGATGTGCCACCGCcattgccaccaccgagcatAGATCTGTCGGCCGAAAGTAGCTCCGTTACCGTGCTCAGTAGTGCCGCTTCTG CCCGAACACCAGCCTACGGACAGTATTCCTCGCAGGCGTACCACAATCACATATCGCGATCGCGAGGGCCACGCTTTTGA
- the LOC131212399 gene encoding uncharacterized protein LOC131212399, with the protein MASGSVSVSTGTKTTNKTSGTAGTVATGGAAGRKKSGPKFELSDEQRQDIKEAFDLFDSEGTGMIDTKELKVAIRALGFEPKKEEIKRMIAEIDKDGSGKISFDDFLQLMTVKMAEKDSKEEILKAFRLFDDDETGTISFKNLKRVAKELGENLTDEELQEMIDEADRDGDGEVNQEEFLRIMKKTSLY; encoded by the exons ATG GCATCTGGATCCGTGTCCGTTTCCACAGGAaccaaaaccaccaacaaGACCAGTGGCACCGCAGGCACGGTTGCTACCGGCGGGGCTGCGGGCCGCAAAAAGTCCGGTCCCAAGTTCGAGCTGTCCGACGAGCAGCGGCAGGACATTAAGGAAGCGTTCGATCTGTTCGACTCCGAGGGCACGGGCATGATCGACACCAAGGAGCTAAAGGTGGCGATCCGGGCGTTGGGGTTCGAGCCGAAGAAGGAGGAAATCAAACGGATGATCGCCGAAATCGACAAGGACGGTTCGGGTAAGATCTCGTTCGACGACTTTCTGCAGCTCATGACGGTCAAGATGGCGGAGAAGGACTCGAAGGAGGAGATACTGAAGGCGTTCCGACtgttcgacgacgatgagacGGGCACGATCTCGTTCAAAAACCTGAAGCGGGTCGCAAAGGAGTTGGGTGAAAATTTGACCGACGAAGAGCTGCAGGAGATGATCGACGAAGCGGACCGGGACGGAGACGGCGAAGTGAACCAGGAAGAGTTTTTGCGAATCATGAAGAAAACGAGTCTCTACTAA